CAATCAAACACCTAGAAAAAAGGAGATTCCATCGTCATTTTCATGTCCATTTAGAACGAATGGACACCTGGGAAAGGTTGGGAAGGGGTTTACTTGGAAAATCCATAGGCCTGGCGTTAGGTGGTGGTGGTGCCAAAGGATTTGCCCATTTAGGTGTATTAAAAGCATTAGAAGAAAATTCGATTCCAATTGATATGGTTTCGGGTACAAGTGCTGGTTCCATTTTTGCTGCTCTCATTGCCATGGGTGAATCAAGTGAAGGGAGTAAAGTGAAAGCCAAGGAATTTTGGGTATCCAAAGATCTTTTAAATGAATATACAATTCCCATTTTATCTTTAACAACTGGGAAAAAATACACGGAAGCCATTCGGAATTTTTTTGGTGAGATCCAAATTGAAGATTTGTGGATCCCATATTTTTCAATCGCGACAAACCTTTCCCATTCCGAAATCCATGTACAAGAAGTAGGAAGTTTATGGAAAGCAATCCGTGTCAGTACTTCCATTCCCGGAATTGTACCTCCTTTTATAGATGATGGCATCGTTTATGTGGATGGGGGAGTTCTTGACAATGTTCCAGGGATCACTCTAAAGGAGAAAGGTGTGGGAAAAGTGATTTCGGTGGATGTATTTGGTGATATTTATCCTGACCAAGACCGCGAACTTTGTGAATACTTCGATGTGAACAAACCAGGTGTGATGACAAACCCAATCTTTCAAATGACTAATCTTATCAATTTCCAAGACATCTTAAAACCAAAATTTCCTCCCATAGGAGATATCATCATCCGTTCGATTTTAGCATCGAGCCGAGAACGAATCCGCCAAACAGAAAAAATCTCAGATTTGTTCTTACAAATCCCTACCAATAATTTTGGATTACTTGATTGGTTTGCGTATGAACGTTTGATTGAGCTTGGATATATTTCGTCATTTGAGAAAATCAAAATGAACCGAGAAAAATTTTTAAATCCTTCTTTACAATAAGTGTAGATTCCTTTACTCCTTGGTTCATGTTTTCAAAAGAGTATCATCTATCTATTTTTCTATTGGTTTTCCTTTTCCCATGTTTTTTACATTCACAAAATTTAGACACACTTTTAGAATCAGGTTATAACAAACAAGAGACCTTACTCATTCGAAGTGAAATTCGAAAAAAACTAGGCGACAGAGCAAACCATAAAGAAATCCAAAACATCATCCAATCCTTACGGGTGTGGGCTGTGTTTGAATCGATGTCCCCTTCGGAATTTGCATTGGAAGTAGAACGTTTTGTCATTCTACGTGACCACGGATATGAATGGGAGGAAACGGAAGAACTAATACCTTATCTGATCACAGCCAAACCTAACAAAAAAGAGATACCGTTTTTAGGTAAGTTTTATCGGGAGATGAAATTAAGCCAAGTGCCTGAAGATGAAATGTTAAATCTTTTTTTATCTGCAAAAAACAAATCTTGGACGGGTGAAACATTGTTTGTGGTTGGTCGATTGTATGTTCTGTTGCGAAAACAAGAATCCAATCCAAATGTAATTCTCAAACAATTAGAAAAAAAAATGCCTAAAAATATCCTAACACTCAATTCAGAAAAACAAAAAAAACTGATGGTAGAGATGAAACCAGAATCAAAGAATTCTGATTTTGCCAAGCGTTGGAGTACGGTCATGGAAGATACAATCTCTGTTCTTTCAGGGAAAAACACGATTGATGATTTTAAAGTTTCAGATCGTAGAACCGAAATCATTTGGAATGAAGAAGGAGAATGGATCACAAAAGAAAGACCAAAATTGGATCCGAATCTCATTTTTATGGAAGAACAGGTTACTTCCCAACCTACACAAATAGAGAATTCCTCCAAACGTAAATTAGTGGATCCAGTTGGAAGGTTATGGATTGGAACTCCCTATTTGTATGGTGGTTATTCCAAACGTGGTGTTGATTGTTCTGGGTTGACAAAATCCATCCTAACCGATCCAAAAATCGGAATGAAGGAAAAGGCAATTCCTAGATCGGCAAAAGACCAATCGCAGATTGGAAAATTTGTCTCAAGGGAAAAACAGGAAATTGGAAATTTGGTTTTTTTCTCTGCGTCTCCCAATACCAAAAAGATCACACATGTGGGAATGGTATTAGAGAATGGAAATTTTATCCATGCGTCAACGAGCAGAGGTGTTGTCATCCAATCCCTAAATGAAAAATGGTGGAAGGAAAGATATGTAACTGGAAGAGATATCTTTCTTTAGTGGTAATTACTATGTCAAAAAAGAAAGCATTAGTTTTATCTGGAGGTGGTGCAAGAGGTGCCTACCAAGCAGGAGTATTACGATATTTAGAAGAAATCAATTGGAAACCAGATATAATCTGTGGAACGTCTGTTGGAGCGATCAATGCATGTGCCATTGGTTCTGGAATGGATTCAAAAAAATTATCCGAACTATGGTTAAAATTGAATCAAAAACATATTATGCGTTATTCGGTATGGAATATGTTGAAAGGTTTGTTCCGAAGAAAATACTATCCTTTGGTGGAAACCTACCCATTAAAAAAATTCATCCATGAACATTTAGACTTTAGTCACTTAAACGAGTCAAAAATAAAAGTCATCATTTCAGCCGTTAATATTTTAACATCGGAACTTAGATTTTTTGAAAATCCAACACTACAGATTGAACATTTACTTGCTTCTTCAGCCATTCCAATGATTTTTCCATGGCAAATGATTGATGGAGAACCTTATTGGGATGGGGGTGTGATGGCAAATACTCCGATTCTTCCCGCATTAACACATGAAGCTTCCGATATCGTAGTAGTATTACTTTCGCCTGTTGGAAGTTCGGCGATTATGGAAACCCCTGTGACAAAGGATGAGGCATTAGAAAGGTTATTTGAACTCTACCTACTTGGTTCCTATAAAAGTGTAGAACAAGGATTAGAATACCGAAAATCTGTGATGAATGGTCTCACTGCAATTGAGAATTTTCTCCTGAACCTCAGGACACAATTTACGAACGCTAAAATCTCAGTCATCGCCCCAAAACAAATGTTAGGTTTTGGTAGTATTCTCAATTTTAAGAAAGAACAAGCTGAAAAGCTCTTAGTGCAAGGTTATGATGACGCTAAAGATTTTTTCCAAACAAAATCCAAGAAAAAATGATCAATTCCTGGAACTCACCATAATGTAAATGGACTGAGCCATATATTCGAAGGATTGGGCTAATGAGTTCGGGTCAATCCTAGAATTTCCATACCCCAATTCACGGATATAGGTTACAGAAACTGACGATTTGGAAGTTACCCATGAAAATCCCAAACTGAAACCTTTGTTCCTTGAATATTCATTTCGAGGATTTGTTCCAGAACGAGCAACTTTGTATATGACACTCGCGTCGCCAGAAGTTGCAGCAACTTGGTTACCAAAGGTATTTTGAAGGTATAAATCAACTGCCGATTCAGTCCATGAGATTGGTTTTGTATTGGGTTCGTTTGTGTAAATTCCACCTAATACAGAGAATGTGTCAGCCAAATAGTATTCCATTCCAGCTGCAAAATTCGTTGTGGAATAACGAGTTAGTTCTCTCACCTCTGTATCATTGATTGTATAAGTGACACGTCGACCAATCGTACTAATCTCATCTTGGTTCCTTCTGACTTTATAACCAGAAGTGTGAATCATATCAAAGGAAGCTAAAAATCTTGCCGTCGGGAAAAAAGCCACACCAAATCGCATTTCTTGTGTTTGCGGAATGGAGGTGACAAGTTTTGGCTTTTGTGTTAAGACTCCTTGTTCAATGGAGGAGGCACCATCCCCTGTCCCTTCAATGAAGTCAACAGCTGAAGAACCCGGTCTACGTGTAGAATCAACATAAACTTCATTGTACAAACGATCCCCACCAGTAACAAAAATACGACGGTAACTAAATCCTAGAGATAGTTTGGGATTTGGTTGGTATTGGATGCCAAGGACTGGCATAAGTCCTGATGTGCGACGATTGTCTACATAAGAGCGCATCACATAACTAAGATCCGAGAATTGTTGGAATTGGGTTCGCGAAACTTCCTTCGTATCATTCATATAATAAAGAGTGGCACCAAGAGAAAGTTTATCATTGAGTAGGTATGCCAAACTGGGACCAACTAATAGTTGGTTATAACGTTCTTTTGTATAATTTCG
This sequence is a window from Leptospira ellinghausenii. Protein-coding genes within it:
- a CDS encoding patatin-like phospholipase family protein; amino-acid sequence: MKRIRKSKIPSLAQYLTLADLFKNLPHSVLREMMAHTVREFLKGGEILFLEHSDGNDLYILAAGKLRYEKRSADGSIRDLGEFKRLDIIGELSLFTGEKRSATVKAVRDSELIRVPREVALSILVKYPESLLQITKIIAERLAQAKTETKGFVPQAKTFTLLSSLPEKVILDMIHYLGIVFLRYGTFYVVDESMFNDRMKELEKLEEADKEPWIIRFFTQIEAEYDYIFYLVKDEGKLSPYVERTLRQSDTFVYIKDANEDPNCIQMESLIDKRKFSDRNHVLVLLQSNRNFVRPGTIKHLEKRRFHRHFHVHLERMDTWERLGRGLLGKSIGLALGGGGAKGFAHLGVLKALEENSIPIDMVSGTSAGSIFAALIAMGESSEGSKVKAKEFWVSKDLLNEYTIPILSLTTGKKYTEAIRNFFGEIQIEDLWIPYFSIATNLSHSEIHVQEVGSLWKAIRVSTSIPGIVPPFIDDGIVYVDGGVLDNVPGITLKEKGVGKVISVDVFGDIYPDQDRELCEYFDVNKPGVMTNPIFQMTNLINFQDILKPKFPPIGDIIIRSILASSRERIRQTEKISDLFLQIPTNNFGLLDWFAYERLIELGYISSFEKIKMNREKFLNPSLQ
- a CDS encoding patatin-like phospholipase family protein, whose amino-acid sequence is MSKKKALVLSGGGARGAYQAGVLRYLEEINWKPDIICGTSVGAINACAIGSGMDSKKLSELWLKLNQKHIMRYSVWNMLKGLFRRKYYPLVETYPLKKFIHEHLDFSHLNESKIKVIISAVNILTSELRFFENPTLQIEHLLASSAIPMIFPWQMIDGEPYWDGGVMANTPILPALTHEASDIVVVLLSPVGSSAIMETPVTKDEALERLFELYLLGSYKSVEQGLEYRKSVMNGLTAIENFLLNLRTQFTNAKISVIAPKQMLGFGSILNFKKEQAEKLLVQGYDDAKDFFQTKSKKK
- a CDS encoding C40 family peptidase gives rise to the protein MFSKEYHLSIFLLVFLFPCFLHSQNLDTLLESGYNKQETLLIRSEIRKKLGDRANHKEIQNIIQSLRVWAVFESMSPSEFALEVERFVILRDHGYEWEETEELIPYLITAKPNKKEIPFLGKFYREMKLSQVPEDEMLNLFLSAKNKSWTGETLFVVGRLYVLLRKQESNPNVILKQLEKKMPKNILTLNSEKQKKLMVEMKPESKNSDFAKRWSTVMEDTISVLSGKNTIDDFKVSDRRTEIIWNEEGEWITKERPKLDPNLIFMEEQVTSQPTQIENSSKRKLVDPVGRLWIGTPYLYGGYSKRGVDCSGLTKSILTDPKIGMKEKAIPRSAKDQSQIGKFVSREKQEIGNLVFFSASPNTKKITHVGMVLENGNFIHASTSRGVVIQSLNEKWWKERYVTGRDIFL
- a CDS encoding OmpP1/FadL family transporter, coding for MLIIKNNSQHNLNSKKKFIKRLILFSSLYIFPVSLFPSEPFNNIQGFYGERAAGLAGAFTAIADDPSGAYYNPAGLGFTHNDGISISASNFKDVKRSYINIDTPGQRYNQTHQGFDPNFIGLLKNFDRWKFAFSIVNTYNYSYNRVDQVNYPLVSPSINSTRNYTKERYNQLLVGPSLAYLLNDKLSLGATLYYMNDTKEVSRTQFQQFSDLSYVMRSYVDNRRTSGLMPVLGIQYQPNPKLSLGFSYRRIFVTGGDRLYNEVYVDSTRRPGSSAVDFIEGTGDGASSIEQGVLTQKPKLVTSIPQTQEMRFGVAFFPTARFLASFDMIHTSGYKVRRNQDEISTIGRRVTYTINDTEVRELTRYSTTNFAAGMEYYLADTFSVLGGIYTNEPNTKPISWTESAVDLYLQNTFGNQVAATSGDASVIYKVARSGTNPRNEYSRNKGFSLGFSWVTSKSSVSVTYIRELGYGNSRIDPNSLAQSFEYMAQSIYIMVSSRN